The following proteins come from a genomic window of Streptomyces liliiviolaceus:
- a CDS encoding ABC transporter substrate-binding protein, whose protein sequence is MTARSTRRTTAAQSRIAAVGAIAVAGALLLTGCGDQTKDKDSGSSDTADSSAAPLADKLPAAVRDKGVIKVGSDIAYAPVEFKDDSGKTVGIDPDLADAMGKQLGVKFEFENGTFDTLLTGLRSKRYDIAMSAMTDTKDRQEGVDAETGKKVGEGVDFIDYFTAGVSIYTKQGADQGIKTWDDLCGKKVVVQRNTVSNDLAKAQAKKCPAGKKLSIEAFDNDQQAQTRLRAGGADAGSSDFPVAAYAAKTSGGGKDFEVVGEQVEAAPYGIAVAKSNTELRDALQAALDAVIKNGEYDKIIAKWGVEAGAVKEATLNGGK, encoded by the coding sequence ATGACCGCACGCTCCACCCGTCGTACGACCGCCGCGCAGTCCCGGATAGCCGCGGTCGGTGCGATCGCGGTCGCAGGCGCCCTGCTGCTCACCGGCTGCGGTGACCAGACCAAGGACAAGGACAGCGGCAGCTCGGACACCGCCGACTCCAGCGCGGCCCCGCTGGCCGACAAGCTGCCCGCGGCCGTCCGCGACAAGGGCGTCATCAAGGTCGGCTCGGACATCGCGTACGCGCCCGTCGAGTTCAAGGACGACTCCGGCAAGACGGTGGGCATCGACCCCGACCTCGCCGACGCCATGGGCAAGCAGCTCGGCGTGAAGTTCGAGTTCGAGAACGGCACGTTCGACACGCTGCTCACCGGTCTGCGCTCCAAGCGGTACGACATCGCGATGTCGGCGATGACGGACACCAAGGACCGCCAGGAGGGCGTCGACGCCGAGACCGGCAAGAAGGTCGGCGAGGGCGTCGACTTCATCGACTACTTCACCGCGGGCGTCTCGATCTACACCAAGCAGGGCGCGGACCAGGGCATCAAAACCTGGGACGACCTGTGCGGCAAGAAGGTCGTGGTGCAGCGCAACACCGTCTCGAACGACCTCGCCAAGGCCCAGGCGAAGAAGTGTCCGGCCGGCAAGAAGCTCTCCATCGAGGCCTTCGACAACGACCAGCAGGCCCAGACCCGGCTGCGCGCCGGTGGCGCCGACGCCGGTTCCTCGGACTTCCCCGTGGCGGCGTACGCGGCGAAGACCTCGGGCGGCGGCAAGGACTTCGAGGTCGTCGGGGAGCAGGTCGAGGCCGCCCCGTACGGCATCGCGGTCGCCAAGTCGAACACCGAGCTGCGCGACGCCCTGCAGGCGGCGCTCGACGCGGTCATCAAGAACGGCGAGTACGACAAGATCATCGCGAAGTGGGGCGTCGAGGCGGGCGCCGTGAAGGAAGCCACCCTCAACGGCGGCAAGTGA
- a CDS encoding amino acid ABC transporter permease, with protein MTVDIDKTPGPQDTPPGGPEAIKAIPVRHYGRYVSAVVAIAIFVSIIYAFAQGKINWGAVPDYFFDDRILKGVGQTMLLTVLSMVIGIAGGILLAVMRLSKNPVTSSIAWFYIWFFRGTPVLVQLVVWFNLGLVFQYINLGPIYKDYWSSFMTPLLTALLGLGLNEAAYMAEICRAGLLSVDEGQTEASHALGMSHGKTLRRIVIPQAMRVIVPPTGNEVINMLKTTSLVSVVQFAELFRYAQDIGQSSGAPVEMYFLAAAWYLVLTSVLSVGQYYIERYYARGSSRALPATPFQKIKANMLSLSNRSGGGAKA; from the coding sequence GTGACTGTTGACATCGACAAGACGCCCGGACCCCAGGACACTCCCCCGGGCGGCCCGGAGGCCATCAAGGCCATCCCGGTCCGGCACTACGGGCGGTACGTCTCGGCCGTCGTCGCGATCGCGATCTTCGTCTCGATCATCTACGCGTTCGCCCAGGGCAAGATCAACTGGGGTGCCGTACCGGACTACTTCTTCGACGACCGCATCCTCAAGGGCGTCGGCCAGACGATGCTGCTCACCGTGCTGTCGATGGTGATCGGTATCGCGGGCGGCATCCTCCTCGCGGTGATGCGCCTGTCGAAGAACCCGGTGACGTCGTCGATCGCGTGGTTCTACATCTGGTTCTTCCGGGGCACCCCGGTCCTGGTGCAGCTCGTGGTCTGGTTCAACCTGGGCCTGGTCTTCCAGTACATCAACCTCGGTCCGATCTACAAGGACTACTGGTCGAGCTTCATGACGCCGCTGCTGACGGCGCTCCTCGGGCTCGGTCTGAACGAGGCCGCGTACATGGCGGAGATCTGTCGCGCGGGTCTGCTCTCGGTCGACGAGGGCCAGACCGAGGCCTCGCACGCCCTGGGCATGAGCCACGGCAAGACCCTGCGGCGGATCGTGATCCCGCAGGCGATGCGCGTGATCGTGCCCCCCACGGGCAACGAGGTCATCAACATGCTCAAGACGACCTCGCTGGTGTCGGTGGTGCAGTTCGCCGAACTGTTCCGGTACGCGCAGGACATCGGCCAGTCGTCGGGCGCACCCGTGGAGATGTACTTCCTGGCCGCCGCCTGGTACCTGGTCCTGACCTCGGTGCTCAGCGTCGGGCAGTACTACATCGAGCGGTACTACGCCCGCGGTTCGAGCCGTGCGCTGCCGGCCACCCCGTTCCAGAAGATCAAGGCGAACATGCTGTCCCTGTCCAACCGCTCGGGCGGAGGAGCCAAGGCATGA
- a CDS encoding amino acid ABC transporter ATP-binding protein: MVKAEGVHKSFGPVEVLKGIDLEVKPSEVFCLIGPSGSGKSTFLRCINHLEKVNAGRLYVDGELVGYRQKGDKLYELKDSEVALKRRDIGMVFQRFNLFPHMTALENVMEAPVQVKGVSKAQARERAGQLLERVGLADKAGNYPSQLSGGQQQRVAIARALAMEPKLMLFDEPTSALDPELVGDVLDVMRDLAESGMTMVVVTHEMGFAREVGDSLVFMDEGVVVESGHPREVLTNPQHERTQSFLSKVL; this comes from the coding sequence ATGGTGAAGGCCGAGGGCGTCCACAAGTCCTTCGGCCCGGTCGAGGTCCTCAAGGGCATCGACCTCGAAGTGAAGCCCAGCGAGGTCTTCTGCCTGATCGGTCCGTCCGGCTCGGGCAAGTCGACGTTCCTGCGGTGCATCAACCATCTGGAGAAGGTGAACGCCGGGCGGCTGTACGTCGACGGGGAGCTGGTCGGCTACCGCCAGAAGGGCGACAAGCTGTACGAGCTCAAGGACAGCGAGGTCGCGCTGAAGCGGCGGGACATCGGCATGGTGTTCCAGCGCTTCAACCTGTTCCCGCACATGACGGCGCTGGAGAACGTCATGGAGGCGCCGGTCCAGGTCAAGGGCGTGAGCAAGGCGCAGGCGCGTGAGCGTGCGGGGCAGCTCCTGGAGCGGGTCGGTCTGGCCGACAAGGCGGGGAACTACCCCTCGCAGCTCTCCGGTGGGCAGCAGCAGCGGGTCGCGATCGCGCGGGCGCTCGCGATGGAGCCGAAGCTGATGCTGTTCGACGAGCCGACGTCCGCGCTCGACCCTGAGCTGGTCGGTGACGTCCTCGACGTCATGCGCGACCTCGCGGAGTCGGGCATGACGATGGTGGTCGTGACCCATGAGATGGGCTTCGCCCGGGAGGTCGGCGATTCGCTGGTCTTCATGGACGAGGGCGTGGTCGTCGAGTCCGGCCACCCTCGGGAGGTCCTGACGAACCCGCAGCATGAACGGACGCAGTCGTTCCTGTCGAAGGTGCTTTAG
- a CDS encoding class I SAM-dependent methyltransferase encodes MTTTLGSDWQAWQESWDRQQEWYLPDREERFRVMLDMVEALVGPEPRVLDLACGTGSITARLLERFPKAVSTGVDLDPALLTIAEGTFAGDDRVSFVTADLKDPEWVSLLPYESYDAVLTATALHWLHSEPLAVLYGQVAGVVREGGVFMNADHMVDETTPLINAADRAQRHARMETAKAAGVLDWASWWALAAADPVLAGPTARRFEIYGEHADGDTPSASWHAGALRAAGFGEAREVWRSPSDALVLAVR; translated from the coding sequence ATGACGACCACCCTCGGGTCCGACTGGCAGGCGTGGCAGGAGAGCTGGGACCGGCAGCAGGAGTGGTACCTCCCGGACCGCGAGGAGCGGTTCCGGGTCATGCTCGACATGGTCGAGGCGCTGGTGGGCCCCGAGCCACGGGTCCTGGACCTCGCGTGCGGTACGGGAAGTATCACGGCCCGGCTCCTCGAAAGGTTCCCGAAGGCGGTCAGTACCGGTGTCGATCTCGATCCGGCGCTCCTGACCATCGCCGAGGGCACGTTCGCGGGCGACGACCGGGTCTCGTTCGTCACGGCGGACCTCAAGGACCCCGAGTGGGTCTCGCTGCTGCCGTACGAGTCGTACGACGCTGTCCTGACCGCGACCGCGCTGCACTGGCTGCACAGTGAGCCGCTGGCGGTGCTGTACGGGCAGGTCGCCGGGGTCGTCCGGGAGGGTGGCGTGTTCATGAACGCGGACCACATGGTCGACGAGACGACTCCGCTGATCAACGCGGCGGACCGGGCGCAGCGGCATGCGCGGATGGAGACGGCGAAGGCCGCGGGGGTGCTCGACTGGGCGTCGTGGTGGGCGCTGGCCGCGGCCGATCCCGTGCTGGCCGGGCCGACGGCCCGGCGCTTCGAGATCTACGGGGAGCATGCGGACGGGGACACTCCGTCGGCCTCGTGGCATGCGGGGGCCCTGCGGGCGGCGGGGTTCGGGGAGGCGCGGGAGGTGTGGCGGTCGCCGTCCGACGCGCTGGTCCTGGCCGTCCGCTGA